The following are encoded together in the Lathyrus oleraceus cultivar Zhongwan6 chromosome 3, CAAS_Psat_ZW6_1.0, whole genome shotgun sequence genome:
- the LOC127126266 gene encoding protein GIGAS CELL1 has translation MPEARDRRVTPLEVADIFTPLGSSIFQDSNPLTLPAAPSFTGGPDLFVAQRTPIGRGVSRARPHHAPGIQNTPPVTNHRGRTRGSSSRSVLPSWYPRTPLRDITAVVRAIERRRGRIGNEEFQQTGTTPFSATPLMVFSDPSSFSASGSRASKNSPNSCAKLRTPHGSKVSKILIDVMKLPQGDGESEFLTPEKKLLKSIDKVEMEVKQELMKLKRTPSAKKAEREKRVRTLMSMR, from the exons ATGCCCGAAGCACGTGACCGCCGCGTCACACCGCTCGAAGTGGCCGACATTTTCACTCCCCTTGGATCCTCCATCTTTCAAGACTCCAACCCGCTCACTCTCCCAGCTGCCCCATCATTCACCGGCGGACCAGATCTGTTCGTTGCTCAACGAACTCCCATCGGCCGTGGAGTTTCACGTGCGCGTCCTCACCACGCTCCGGGCATCCAAAACACTCCACCAGTCACCAATCACCGTGGTAGAACTCGTGGTAGTTCATCGCGTAGTGTTCTTCCTTCTTGGTATCCGAGAACTCCGCTTCGCGATATCACTGCCGTTGTTCGA GCGATTGAGAGAAGGAGGGGTAGAATCGGAAATGAGGAATTTCAGCAAACTGGAACGACACCGTTTTCTGCGACTCCGTTGATGGTTTTCTCCGATCCTTCTTCGTTTTCTGCTTCTGGTTCACGTGCCTCCAAGAATTCTCCAAACTCATGCGCGAAATTGAGAACACCTCATGGTAGCAAAGTTTCGAAGATTCTAATCGACGTTATGAAACTTCCTCAAGGAGACGGAGAATCAGAGTTTCTTACTCCTGAGAAGAAGCTTCTGAAATCTATCGATAAAGTTGAGATGGAAGTGAAACAAGAATTGATGAAACTGAAACGAACACCCAGTGCAAAGAAAGCCGAAAGAGAGAAACGAGTTCGCACATTGATGTCCATGAGGTGA